The following coding sequences lie in one Pseudorasbora parva isolate DD20220531a chromosome 18, ASM2467924v1, whole genome shotgun sequence genomic window:
- the sc5d gene encoding lathosterol oxidase, translated as MDLVLNVADDYFFTPYVYPSSWPEDEPLRQIIGLMVVTNLGAAILYLGLGALSYFFVFDHKLMQHPQFLKNQVQREIKYALWSLPYISIPTVALFFAEVRGYSKLYDRVDESPLGWSGLIFSMISFLFFTDMCIYWIHRFLHHKLIYKYFHKPHHVWKIPTPFASHAFHPVDGFLQGLPYHIYPFLFPLHKVLYLALYVFVNVWTISIHDGDYRVPSLIEKIINGSAHHTDHHLFFDYNYGQYFTLWDRIGGSYRYPSAMMGNGPHDHIKKLMAEGKLSSNSINGHTNNITNGIHVKKE; from the exons ATGGACCTTGTGCTGAACGTGGCAGATGATTACTTCTTCACTCCATATGTGTATCCCTCATCATGGCCTGAAGATGAGCCTCTGCGACAGATCATCGGCTTGATGGTGGTCACCAACCTGGGTGCTGCAATCTTATATCTAGGCCTGGGTGCATTGAGCTACTTCTTCGTTTTTGACCACAAATTAATGCAACACCCTCAATTTTTGAAG AACCAGGTGCAACGTGAAATAAAATATGCTTTGTGGTCTTTGCCCTACATCAGCATACCCACAGTAGCATTGTTTTTCGCAGAGGTCAGAGGATACAGCAAACTGTACGACCGTGTGGATGAATCACCCCTTG GTTGGTCTGGGCTGATATTCAGCATGATCTCTTTCCTGTTTTTCACTGACATGTGCATTTACTGGATCCACAGATTCCTTCACCACAAGTTGATATATAAG TATTTTCACAAACCACATCACGTGTGGAAGATCCCTACTCCGTTCGCCAGCCACGCTTTCCACCCCGTGGACGGATTTCTTCAGGGCCTTCCGTACCACATCTACCCCTTCCTCTTCCCTCTACACAAGGTTCTGTACTTAGCCCTGTACGTGTTCGTCAACGTATGGACCATCTCCATCCATGACGGGGACTACCGTGTTCCCAGCCTGATAGAGAAAATCATCAACGGGTCAGCTCACCACACTGACCACCACCTCTTCTTTGACTACAACTATGGACAGTACTTCACCCTGTGGGACCGCATCGGAGGCTCTTACCGCTACCCCTCAGCCATGATGGGAAATGGGCCGCACGACCACATCAAGAAACTGATGGCAGAAGGGAAGCTGAGCTCAAACAGCATAAACGGCCACACTAATAATATTACAAATGGCATTCATGTCAAGAAAGAGTAG
- the anapc13 gene encoding anaphase-promoting complex subunit 13, with protein MSSSESDITNGSAGHDTARLLLTMDSEVQRDGRVLDLTDDAWREDRLPYEDVTIPLSELPEAEQDNGGSTESVKEQEMKWSDLALQSLHENTPNIGT; from the exons ATGTCGTCATCAGAGAGCGACATAACAAACGGCAGCGCTGGGCACGACACTGCACGGCTACT TCTGACTATGGACAGTGAAGTACAGAGAGATGGAAGAGTTCTTGATCTCACAGACGATGCATGGAGAGAAGACAGACTGCCATATGAGGATGTGACAATCCCACTG agTGAACTTCCAGAAGCAGAACAAGACAACGGCGGATCAACCGAGTCAGTCAAAGAGCAAGAGATGAAGTGGTCAGATCTCGCCTTGCAAAGTCTGCATGAAAACACCCCAAACATAGGCACTTGA